The sequence CAATGCGGCAGAGGATGCAAGAACTTCAAAGTACAGTGTGGCAGGGCATGGTGTAAGCGAGACACGCCACGTGGTGGTTCCACCAGTGTCCGGTTTCACTTTTTGAGTGGCTTCTTCATTCACTTTCCCCACCCAAGAAAACCATGCGTGCAATTTCGTGTCATCGTAAGCGGCTCCGCGGACCCCACATTTCCTACCGCTATCTTCGAATCGAAAGGACTGTATTCAATGCGTTCCTTTGTCTTCTTGTGCACCTTCCTGTAGCAAAGCCACTCCCTCAATTACTTTAAGTATGAGCTTCACTGTCTAAAACACCCACACCACACGCTTAtcttttttttcgttttcagACTTTCTTCCTCAATGGACTCTTCTGTTTCTCAGCAATGGCTGCTCTTGCTTCTCATTTCCACGGCTGTAATTGTCTTCGCACGTGCCGACCTCCCAGGCACGTGGGAACTCCTCGTGGAGAACGCTGGCGTATCCTCCATGCATACGGCCGTCACCCGCTTCAACACCGTGGTGCTCCTCGAACGCACTAACATCGgcccgtcgcgcaaaatgctCCGCAAGGGTCACTGCCGCAGCGACCCAAACGACGCCGTTCTCAAGCAAGACTGCTACGCCCACTCCGTGCTCTTCGACCCCCAGACCAACCAAATCCGACCGCTCATGATCAACACCGACACGTGGTGCTCATCCGGACAGTTCCTCCCGGACGGGTCTTTGTTACAAACGGGTGGGGACCTGGACGGGTTTAAAAAGATCCGAAAGTTCGACCCCTGCGAGCTGAACGGGTCGTGCGACTGGGTGGAGCTTGCTGACGTGGAATTGTCGGAAGGGAGGTGGTACTCTACGAACCAGATTTTACCTGACGGTTCGGTGATTATAGTTGGCGGGAGAGCGGCGAACACGGTGGAGTATTACCCGCCGCGCACAGGCGCCGTTTCCCTCAATTTCCTTGCTGACGTGGAGGACACTCAGATGGACAACTTATACCCTTACGTGCATCTCCTTCCCAATGGCCACCTGTTCATCTTCGCGAACAACAAAGCAGTGTCGTACGATCACGTGGTGGATAAAATCGTGAGAGAATATCCACAGTTGGATGGTGGCCCGCGTAATTACCCATCGGCCGGATCATCCGCAATGCTGGCCTTAGATGGGGATTACTCAACCGCCGTGATCGTGGTTTGCGGTGGGGCCCAGTACGGCGCGTTCATCGAGAGGAGCACCGACACACCGGCGCACGGTAGCTGCGGGCGCATCGTGGCAACATCGCCCGACCCAGTTTGGGAAATGGAGGACATGCCGTTCGGGCGGATCATGGGGGACATGGTCATGCTCTCAACCGGCGACGTTTTGATCATCAACGGAGCGC comes from Prunus dulcis chromosome 6, ALMONDv2, whole genome shotgun sequence and encodes:
- the LOC117631322 gene encoding aldehyde oxidase GLOX, with the protein product MDSSVSQQWLLLLLISTAVIVFARADLPGTWELLVENAGVSSMHTAVTRFNTVVLLERTNIGPSRKMLRKGHCRSDPNDAVLKQDCYAHSVLFDPQTNQIRPLMINTDTWCSSGQFLPDGSLLQTGGDLDGFKKIRKFDPCELNGSCDWVELADVELSEGRWYSTNQILPDGSVIIVGGRAANTVEYYPPRTGAVSLNFLADVEDTQMDNLYPYVHLLPNGHLFIFANNKAVSYDHVVDKIVREYPQLDGGPRNYPSAGSSAMLALDGDYSTAVIVVCGGAQYGAFIERSTDTPAHGSCGRIVATSPDPVWEMEDMPFGRIMGDMVMLSTGDVLIINGAQAGTQGFEQASNPCLYPLLYRPDQPVGLRFMTLNPGTVPRMYHSTANLLPDGRVLIAGSNPHYSYKFNAEFPTELRLEAFSPEYLGPDRGNLRPVIEGVPETVRYGERFDVLVSVSLPVVGIVEVNLGNAPFATHSFSQGQRLVKLAVAPSVPDGDGRYRITCTAPPNGMVAPPGYYMAFAVNQGVPSVARWIHLGS